From Caballeronia insecticola, a single genomic window includes:
- the mltA gene encoding murein transglycosylase A, translating to MKISKASATSDSSAKISIGYSSNKSDMAVPIKNEHCMRFVRTAAPAAAWAASIATAILLASCGGGSYTKPGASTPTGAPIIAGQRASSRLTAVSWQQVPGWQDDSLIGAAAALRQNCSRLARQSNWQRACAAAERLDDLDMSAARSFFETYFTPFQLANTDGTLDGLVTGYYEPLLRGSRTRHGPYQYALYRWPYRYKPGSALPARAQLERAGVLSGNELVWVDDPIEAFFLQVQGSGRVVMEDGSVMRVGFGGTNNQPYRSIGKELLDRGELTPAQATMQGIKAWAKANPARVDALLDVNPRFVFFREMPQNDPVTASLGDGPVGALGVPLTPERSIAVDPSAIPLGTPVFLQTTRPLSNQPMNRLVFAQDTGSAIKGGVRADYFWGLGDGAGDLAGRMKQGGRMWLLLPNS from the coding sequence ATGAAGATCAGCAAGGCGAGCGCCACGAGCGATTCGAGCGCAAAAATAAGCATTGGATATTCGTCGAACAAATCAGACATGGCGGTTCCCATCAAGAACGAGCATTGTATGCGTTTCGTGCGGACAGCCGCACCGGCCGCGGCCTGGGCCGCATCGATCGCCACCGCCATCCTGCTTGCTTCGTGCGGCGGCGGCAGTTACACGAAACCGGGCGCGAGCACGCCCACTGGCGCGCCGATCATCGCAGGGCAACGTGCATCGTCGCGTTTGACTGCGGTGAGCTGGCAGCAGGTGCCGGGATGGCAGGACGATTCGCTCATCGGCGCGGCCGCCGCGCTGCGCCAGAACTGCAGCCGTCTCGCGCGGCAATCCAACTGGCAGCGGGCATGCGCGGCAGCCGAGCGTCTCGACGACCTCGATATGTCGGCGGCGCGCAGTTTCTTCGAAACCTATTTCACGCCGTTTCAGCTCGCCAACACCGACGGCACCCTCGACGGTCTCGTGACCGGCTACTACGAACCGCTTTTGCGCGGCTCGCGTACGCGTCACGGGCCTTATCAGTACGCGCTTTATCGCTGGCCGTATCGTTACAAGCCGGGCTCGGCGCTGCCCGCGCGGGCGCAACTCGAACGCGCGGGCGTACTGAGCGGCAACGAACTCGTGTGGGTCGACGATCCGATCGAGGCGTTCTTCCTGCAAGTGCAGGGCTCGGGACGCGTCGTCATGGAAGACGGCAGCGTAATGCGCGTGGGCTTCGGCGGCACGAACAACCAGCCGTATCGTTCGATCGGCAAGGAATTGCTCGATCGCGGTGAACTCACGCCCGCGCAGGCGACCATGCAAGGCATCAAGGCCTGGGCGAAAGCGAATCCGGCGCGAGTCGACGCATTGCTCGACGTGAATCCGCGTTTCGTCTTCTTCCGCGAAATGCCGCAAAACGATCCGGTGACCGCCAGTCTCGGCGACGGGCCGGTCGGCGCACTCGGCGTGCCTTTGACGCCTGAACGCTCGATCGCGGTCGATCCGTCGGCGATTCCGCTGGGCACGCCCGTGTTCCTTCAGACGACGCGGCCGCTCAGCAATCAGCCGATGAATCGCCTCGTCTTCGCACAGGACACGGGGTCGGCGATCAAGGGCGGCGTGCGCGCCGACTACTTCTGGGGTCTCGGCGACGGCGCCGGCGATCTCGCGGGCCGCATGAAGCAGGGCGGCCGGATGTGGTTGCTGCTGCCGAACTCGTAA
- the apaG gene encoding Co2+/Mg2+ efflux protein ApaG codes for MAQYELSVTVETRYLPEQSDPDSRQYAFAYTMTIRNTGQVAAQLISRHWVITDSNNHAQEVKGLGVVGHQPLLPPGEQFEYTSWAVIATPVGTMRGEYFCVAEDGERFEAPVAEFALHMPRTLH; via the coding sequence ATGGCTCAGTACGAACTCAGCGTAACCGTGGAAACGCGGTATTTGCCGGAACAATCCGACCCTGACAGCCGTCAGTACGCTTTCGCCTACACGATGACCATCCGCAACACCGGCCAAGTGGCGGCGCAGCTGATCTCGCGTCATTGGGTCATCACCGACAGCAACAATCACGCGCAGGAAGTGAAGGGGCTCGGCGTCGTCGGGCACCAGCCGCTGTTGCCGCCGGGGGAGCAGTTCGAATACACGAGCTGGGCCGTGATTGCGACGCCGGTCGGCACGATGCGCGGCGAGTACTTCTGCGTGGCCGAAGACGGCGAGCGTTTCGAGGCGCCGGTAGCGGAATTCGCGTTGCATATGCCGCGCACGCTGCATTGA
- the paaI gene encoding hydroxyphenylacetyl-CoA thioesterase PaaI, giving the protein MYESDACTRALGIELIEVRPGYARLQMDVRPDFLNGHAICHGGLMFTLADSAFAFACNSYNISTVAAGCSIEFLRPVQGGDRLTAEAIEQTLSGRTGIYDIRVTNREGEPVAMFRGKSAQIKGTVIPV; this is encoded by the coding sequence ATGTACGAATCAGACGCGTGCACGCGCGCGCTCGGCATCGAACTGATCGAAGTGCGGCCAGGATATGCGCGGCTGCAAATGGACGTGCGCCCCGACTTTCTCAACGGGCACGCCATCTGTCATGGCGGCCTGATGTTCACGCTCGCAGACTCGGCGTTTGCTTTTGCGTGCAACTCGTACAACATCAGCACGGTCGCGGCGGGTTGCTCGATCGAATTCCTGCGGCCCGTGCAAGGCGGTGATCGTCTGACTGCGGAAGCGATCGAGCAGACATTGAGCGGTCGCACCGGCATCTACGATATTCGCGTGACCAATCGCGAAGGCGAGCCGGTCGCGATGTTTCGCGGCAAGTCGGCGCAGATCAAAGGCACTGTGATTCCCGTCTGA
- a CDS encoding phosphoglycolate phosphatase, with protein sequence MSEIAAAQAPFVNRPIRAAIIDLDGTMVDTADDFVAALNAMLARIGLEQPVTRNEVTDYVGKGSENLIRSVLAVRLPHTQAVAQFDDALAIYQSEYAKVNGKHSTLFPDVKEGLEAMRELGIPLACVTNKPHRFAVELLAHFGIADHFKVILGGDSLPAKKPDPLPMLTACERLDVLPREAVAVGDSENDALAGRAAGLATLTVPYGYNHGKPVQSVKSDGIVSSLRTAALAIAATLAPPDTTLTE encoded by the coding sequence ATGAGCGAGATCGCAGCAGCACAGGCGCCGTTTGTGAACCGCCCGATCCGCGCGGCCATCATCGATCTCGACGGCACCATGGTCGACACCGCGGACGATTTCGTCGCCGCCCTGAACGCTATGCTCGCGCGCATCGGCCTGGAGCAGCCCGTCACGCGCAACGAAGTCACGGACTACGTCGGCAAGGGGTCGGAGAATCTGATTCGCAGCGTGCTCGCGGTGCGCCTGCCGCATACGCAGGCCGTTGCGCAATTCGACGACGCGCTCGCGATCTACCAAAGCGAATACGCGAAGGTGAACGGCAAGCATTCCACGCTCTTTCCCGATGTGAAGGAAGGGCTCGAAGCCATGCGCGAACTCGGCATTCCGCTCGCCTGCGTAACCAACAAGCCGCATCGGTTTGCGGTTGAGCTGCTTGCGCACTTCGGCATCGCGGATCACTTCAAGGTGATTCTCGGCGGAGATTCGCTGCCCGCGAAGAAGCCCGACCCGCTGCCGATGCTCACGGCCTGCGAACGCCTGGACGTCCTGCCGCGCGAAGCCGTGGCGGTCGGTGACTCGGAAAACGACGCCCTCGCGGGCCGCGCCGCCGGCCTTGCAACGTTGACCGTTCCGTACGGTTACAACCATGGGAAACCTGTGCAATCCGTGAAATCCGATGGTATAGTTTCCTCGCTGCGCACCGCAGCACTGGCGATTGCTGCCACCCTGGCGCCGCCGGATACCACCCTGACTGAATAA
- the trpE gene encoding anthranilate synthase component I — MTELEFQSLANEGYNRIPLIAEALADLETPLSLYLKLAQTERNGANSFLLESVVGGERFGRYSFIGLPARTIVRVQNGKSQVVTDGQVVETDEGDPLTFIENFQNRFKVATRPGLPRFCGGLAGYFGYDAVRYIEKKLAHTAPPDDLNLPDIQLLLTEEVAVIDNLAGKLYLIVYADPTKAEAYAKAKHRLRELRARLRVTVQPPVTSASVRTETFREFKKDDYLNAVRRAKEYIAAGELMQVQVGQRLIKPFRDNPLSLYRALRSLNPSPYMYYYNFGGEMHVVGASPEILVRQEKRAEDRIVTIRPLAGTRPRGNTPERDADLATELLNDPKEVAEHVMLIDLARNDVGRIAQTGSVAVTDKMIIEKYSHVQHIVSSVEGTLKPGMNNFDVLRATFPAGTLSGAPKVRAMELIDELEPVKRGLYGGAVGYLSFSGEMDLAIAIRTGLIHKGNLYVQAAAGVVADSVPESEWQETENKARAVLRAAEQVQDGLDSDF; from the coding sequence ATGACCGAACTCGAATTCCAATCGCTGGCGAATGAAGGCTATAACCGCATTCCGCTCATCGCCGAAGCGCTCGCCGATCTCGAAACACCGCTTTCTCTCTATCTCAAGCTCGCGCAGACCGAGCGCAACGGCGCGAACTCGTTCCTGCTCGAATCCGTCGTGGGCGGCGAGCGTTTCGGGCGCTACTCGTTCATCGGCCTGCCGGCGCGCACGATCGTGCGCGTGCAGAACGGCAAGTCGCAAGTCGTAACGGATGGCCAAGTCGTCGAGACGGACGAAGGCGATCCGCTCACGTTCATCGAAAACTTCCAGAATCGCTTCAAGGTGGCGACGCGTCCGGGCCTGCCGCGCTTTTGCGGCGGCCTGGCCGGCTACTTCGGCTATGACGCGGTGCGCTATATCGAGAAGAAGCTCGCGCACACCGCGCCGCCCGACGACCTCAACCTGCCCGACATTCAATTGCTGCTGACGGAAGAAGTCGCGGTGATCGACAATCTCGCGGGCAAGCTCTATCTGATCGTCTACGCCGATCCGACCAAAGCCGAAGCGTACGCGAAGGCGAAGCACCGGCTGCGCGAACTGCGTGCGCGGCTGCGCGTCACGGTTCAGCCGCCCGTCACGTCGGCGAGCGTGCGCACCGAGACCTTCCGCGAGTTCAAGAAGGACGATTATCTGAACGCCGTGCGGCGCGCGAAGGAGTACATCGCGGCCGGCGAACTGATGCAGGTTCAGGTCGGCCAGCGCCTCATCAAGCCGTTTCGCGACAATCCGCTCTCGCTGTATCGCGCGCTGCGCTCGCTGAATCCGTCGCCGTACATGTACTACTACAACTTCGGCGGCGAAATGCACGTGGTCGGCGCATCGCCGGAAATTCTCGTGCGACAGGAAAAGCGCGCGGAAGATCGCATCGTGACGATCCGTCCGCTCGCCGGCACGCGGCCGCGCGGCAACACGCCCGAGCGCGATGCCGACCTCGCGACCGAACTGCTGAACGATCCGAAGGAAGTCGCCGAGCACGTGATGCTGATCGATCTCGCCCGCAACGACGTCGGCCGCATCGCGCAGACGGGCTCGGTCGCGGTGACGGACAAGATGATCATCGAGAAGTACTCGCACGTGCAGCACATCGTGAGTTCGGTCGAAGGCACGCTCAAACCCGGAATGAACAACTTCGACGTGCTGCGAGCCACCTTCCCGGCGGGCACGCTGTCCGGCGCGCCGAAGGTTCGCGCGATGGAGCTCATCGACGAACTCGAACCGGTCAAGCGCGGACTGTACGGCGGCGCGGTCGGTTATCTGTCGTTCAGCGGCGAAATGGATCTGGCCATCGCGATTCGCACCGGGCTCATCCACAAGGGCAATCTCTACGTTCAGGCAGCGGCGGGGGTCGTCGCGGATTCGGTGCCCGAATCCGAATGGCAAGAGACGGAGAACAAGGCGCGCGCCGTGTTGCGCGCCGCCGAGCAAGTGCAAGACGGCCTCGACAGCGACTTCTGA
- a CDS encoding aminodeoxychorismate/anthranilate synthase component II translates to MLLMIDNYDSFTYNLVQYFGELGCDVQTYRNDEITLDEIAKLNPERICLSPGPSNPQHAGITLDVLREFSGKLPILGVCLGHQAIGEAFGGRVVRAQTIMHGKVSQIETDCKGVFADLPKHFNVTRYHSLAIERESLPDCLEVSAWTPDGEIMGVRHRELEVEGVQFHPESILSEHGHALLENFVKHTSTTGKRA, encoded by the coding sequence ATGCTGCTGATGATCGACAACTACGATTCGTTCACCTATAACCTGGTCCAGTACTTCGGCGAGCTCGGCTGTGACGTGCAGACGTATCGCAACGACGAAATCACGCTCGACGAAATCGCGAAGCTGAATCCCGAGCGCATCTGCCTTTCGCCGGGTCCGAGCAATCCGCAGCACGCGGGCATCACGCTCGACGTACTGCGCGAATTTTCCGGCAAGCTGCCCATTCTCGGTGTGTGCCTTGGCCATCAGGCGATCGGCGAGGCATTCGGCGGGCGCGTCGTGCGCGCGCAGACCATCATGCACGGCAAGGTGAGCCAGATCGAAACCGACTGTAAAGGCGTGTTCGCCGATCTGCCCAAACACTTCAACGTGACGCGCTATCACTCGCTCGCTATCGAACGCGAGTCTTTGCCCGACTGTCTCGAAGTGTCCGCCTGGACGCCGGATGGCGAAATCATGGGTGTGCGCCACCGGGAACTCGAAGTGGAAGGTGTGCAGTTCCATCCGGAATCGATTCTTTCCGAGCACGGCCACGCCTTGCTGGAAAACTTCGTGAAGCACACCTCGACCACCGGCAAGCGGGCCTGA
- the rpe gene encoding ribulose-phosphate 3-epimerase codes for MAQFHIAPSILSADFSRLGEEVRNVVAAGADWIHFDVMDNHYVPNLTIGPLVCEAIRPHVDVPIDVHLMVRPVDRIVPDFAKAGANVISFHPEGSDHIDRTLSLIRDHGCKAGLVFNPATSLSHLDYVMDKVDLVLIMSVNPGFGGQSFIPEALVKLREARARIDAYRERTGREIHLEIDGGVKIENIAEIAAAGADTFVAGSAIFGKHDYKQVIDAMRVELAKSGAQA; via the coding sequence ATGGCGCAATTTCACATCGCTCCCAGCATCCTCTCCGCCGATTTCTCCCGCCTGGGCGAGGAAGTCCGCAATGTCGTCGCCGCCGGCGCCGACTGGATCCATTTCGACGTCATGGACAACCACTACGTGCCGAATCTGACGATCGGCCCGTTGGTGTGCGAAGCCATCCGCCCGCACGTGGACGTGCCGATCGACGTGCATCTGATGGTGCGCCCGGTCGACCGCATCGTGCCCGATTTCGCGAAGGCCGGCGCCAATGTCATCAGCTTCCATCCGGAAGGCTCGGATCATATTGACCGGACGCTGTCGCTGATCCGCGACCACGGCTGCAAGGCGGGTCTCGTGTTCAACCCGGCGACGTCGCTCAGCCATCTCGACTACGTGATGGACAAGGTCGACCTCGTGCTCATCATGTCGGTCAACCCCGGTTTCGGCGGGCAGTCGTTCATTCCGGAGGCGCTCGTCAAGCTGCGTGAAGCGCGCGCGCGCATCGACGCGTACCGCGAGCGCACGGGCCGCGAAATCCATCTGGAAATCGACGGCGGCGTGAAGATCGAGAACATCGCGGAAATCGCGGCGGCCGGCGCGGATACGTTCGTCGCGGGCTCGGCCATCTTCGGCAAGCACGACTACAAGCAGGTAATCGACGCGATGCGCGTAGAACTGGCGAAATCGGGAGCGCAGGCATGA
- the paaK gene encoding phenylacetate--CoA ligase PaaK: MTTPLPLEPIEKASRDELVALQLERLKWTLKHAYENSPVYKRKFDEAGVHPDDVTSLADLARFPFTTKKDLRDNYPFGMFAVPQERVSRIHASSGTTGKPTVVGYTTQDLDNWANLVARSIRAAGARRGDKVHVSYGYGLFTGGLGAHYGAERAGLTVIPFGGGQTEKQVQLIQDFRPDIIMVTPSYMLSIADELERQGVNPAECSLRIGIFGAEPWTNDMRRAIETRMGIDAVDIYGLSEVMGPGVASECAETKDGPTIWEDHFYPEIIDPETGEVLPDGEFGELVFTSLTKEALPIIRYRTRDLTRLLPGTARTMRRMEKITGRSDDMMIVRGVNVFPTQIEELLLKRPVLAPHYQIVLTKEGPLDVFTLNVEPCPESAPDRAALDGAKAALAYDIKALIGVSAVVNVLAVNGIERSVGKARRVVDRRNMSA, encoded by the coding sequence ATGACCACCCCGCTGCCGCTCGAGCCGATCGAGAAGGCGAGCCGCGACGAACTCGTCGCGCTGCAGCTCGAGCGCCTCAAATGGACGCTCAAGCACGCCTACGAAAATTCGCCGGTGTACAAGCGTAAGTTCGACGAAGCCGGCGTGCATCCGGACGACGTCACATCCCTCGCGGATCTCGCGCGCTTTCCGTTCACGACGAAAAAAGATCTGCGCGACAACTACCCGTTCGGCATGTTCGCGGTGCCGCAGGAGCGTGTTTCGCGCATTCATGCATCGTCCGGTACGACGGGCAAGCCGACGGTCGTCGGTTATACGACGCAGGATCTGGACAACTGGGCAAACCTCGTCGCGCGTTCGATCCGCGCGGCGGGTGCGCGGCGCGGCGACAAGGTCCACGTGAGCTACGGCTACGGGCTCTTCACAGGCGGCCTCGGCGCGCATTACGGCGCGGAGCGCGCCGGTCTCACGGTCATTCCCTTCGGTGGCGGACAGACCGAGAAGCAGGTGCAGCTGATTCAGGACTTCCGGCCCGACATCATCATGGTGACGCCGAGCTACATGCTTTCGATTGCGGATGAACTCGAACGCCAGGGCGTGAATCCGGCGGAGTGCTCGCTGCGCATCGGTATCTTCGGCGCGGAGCCGTGGACGAACGACATGCGCCGCGCGATCGAGACGCGCATGGGCATCGACGCTGTCGACATTTACGGGCTGTCGGAAGTAATGGGGCCCGGCGTCGCGTCCGAATGCGCGGAAACCAAGGACGGACCGACGATCTGGGAAGACCACTTCTATCCTGAAATCATCGATCCCGAAACAGGCGAGGTCCTGCCCGACGGCGAATTCGGCGAGCTGGTCTTCACGTCGCTCACGAAGGAAGCGCTGCCGATCATCCGCTATCGGACCCGCGATCTGACGCGCCTTCTGCCCGGCACCGCGCGCACCATGCGCCGCATGGAAAAGATCACCGGCCGTTCCGACGACATGATGATCGTGCGCGGCGTCAATGTTTTCCCGACGCAGATCGAAGAATTGCTGCTCAAGCGCCCCGTGCTTGCCCCGCACTATCAGATCGTGCTGACCAAGGAAGGCCCGCTCGACGTCTTCACGCTGAATGTCGAGCCGTGCCCCGAATCCGCGCCGGACCGCGCCGCGCTCGACGGCGCGAAGGCCGCGCTCGCCTACGACATCAAGGCGCTGATCGGCGTGAGCGCCGTGGTCAACGTGCTTGCGGTGAACGGCATCGAACGGTCGGTCGGCAAGGCACGGCGCGTGGTCGATCGGCGCAACATGTCGGCCTGA